Proteins co-encoded in one Sulfuricaulis limicola genomic window:
- a CDS encoding Bug family tripartite tricarboxylate transporter substrate binding protein, translating to MQTNTTGILCSTLARTCVAAAATLGLLAPAAAAGWEPTKPVEFVIPAGTGGGADQMARFIQGMVTKHNLMKQPMVVVNKSGGAGGEGFLYVKEHNGDPHKIIITLSNLFTTPLATGIPFNWKELTPVSMLALDEFVLWVNAEAPYKTAKEYLDAVKAGGDNQFKMAGTGSKQEDQIITVALDKFTGKKFTYVPFKGGGDVAVQLVGGHVNSSVNNPIEAVAHWRAGKLRPLCVFDDKRMPYKEKVTDTMAWSDIPTCMESGVKVDYLMLRGIFMPGGVSQDQVNYYINLFKQVRALPEWKEFMEKGAFNQSFMTGKEYAGWVEKAEATHKTLMKDAGFLAQ from the coding sequence ATGCAAACCAATACCACAGGTATCTTATGCAGCACCTTGGCCAGGACGTGCGTCGCCGCCGCGGCCACGCTGGGCCTGCTGGCTCCGGCAGCAGCCGCGGGCTGGGAGCCGACCAAACCGGTGGAGTTCGTCATTCCCGCCGGCACCGGCGGCGGCGCTGACCAGATGGCGCGCTTCATCCAGGGCATGGTCACCAAGCACAACCTGATGAAGCAGCCGATGGTGGTGGTCAACAAGTCGGGCGGCGCGGGCGGCGAGGGTTTTCTTTACGTCAAGGAACACAACGGCGATCCGCACAAGATCATCATCACCCTGAGCAACCTGTTCACCACGCCGCTGGCGACCGGCATTCCGTTCAACTGGAAGGAGCTGACGCCGGTGTCGATGCTGGCGCTCGACGAGTTCGTGCTGTGGGTCAACGCCGAAGCGCCGTACAAGACCGCCAAGGAATATCTTGACGCGGTGAAGGCCGGCGGCGACAACCAGTTCAAGATGGCCGGCACCGGCTCGAAGCAGGAAGACCAGATCATCACGGTCGCGCTCGACAAGTTCACCGGCAAGAAATTCACCTACGTTCCATTCAAGGGCGGCGGTGACGTCGCCGTGCAGCTGGTCGGCGGTCACGTGAATTCCAGCGTGAACAATCCGATCGAGGCCGTGGCCCACTGGCGCGCCGGCAAGCTGCGTCCGCTGTGCGTGTTCGACGACAAGCGCATGCCGTACAAGGAAAAGGTCACCGACACCATGGCCTGGAGCGACATTCCCACCTGCATGGAGTCCGGCGTGAAAGTGGACTACCTGATGCTGCGCGGCATTTTCATGCCCGGCGGCGTCAGCCAGGACCAGGTGAATTACTACATCAACCTGTTCAAGCAGGTGCGCGCGCTGCCGGAGTGGAAGGAGTTCATGGAGAAGGGCGCGTTCAACCAGAGCTTCATGACCGGCAAGGAATACGCCGGCTGGGTGGAGAAGGCAGAGGCGACTCATAAAACGCTGATGAAGGACGCCGGATTTCTCGCACAGTAA
- a CDS encoding tripartite tricarboxylate transporter TctB family protein: MSDDGHHESGAHRGVSTKTMEIVVALLTLALGLVVIYDSRRVGAGWAEDGPQAGYFPFYIGIILCFASAWTLWQTLFSGKAAAGVFVSHKKLRLVLSVFVPAVIYVAATWFIGIYVASAAFIGVFMYWHGRFAWSRIVPVSLSVPVAMFLLFEVWFLVPLPKGPLEALIGY, from the coding sequence ATGAGCGATGACGGGCATCACGAAAGCGGGGCCCATCGCGGCGTTTCTACGAAGACGATGGAAATCGTCGTGGCGCTGCTGACCCTCGCCCTCGGGCTGGTGGTGATTTACGACAGCCGCCGCGTCGGCGCCGGCTGGGCCGAGGACGGCCCGCAGGCCGGCTATTTCCCGTTTTACATCGGCATTATTCTCTGTTTCGCCAGCGCCTGGACCCTGTGGCAGACATTGTTCTCCGGCAAGGCCGCCGCCGGCGTCTTCGTCAGCCATAAAAAACTCCGGCTGGTGCTTTCGGTGTTCGTCCCGGCCGTGATCTACGTGGCCGCGACCTGGTTCATCGGCATTTACGTCGCCTCCGCTGCGTTCATCGGCGTATTCATGTACTGGCATGGCCGCTTCGCCTGGAGCCGGATCGTCCCGGTCAGCCTGAGCGTGCCGGTGGCCATGTTCCTGCTGTTCGAGGTCTGGTTCCTGGTGCCCCTACCCAAGGGCCCGCTGGAGGCATTGATCGGTTACTGA
- a CDS encoding tripartite tricarboxylate transporter permease translates to MEEFSSLMQGFSVALTYHNLLFMFVGILLGVLIGVLPGLGGANGVAILLPLTFTMPPTSAIIMLSCIYWGALFGGAITSILFNIPGEPWSVATTFDGHPMAKAGRAGEALTAAFTSSFIGALIAVIVITFLAPLVAKFSLKFGPPEFFAVQLLTFCSFVGLGKGHPAKTIAAMMLGFALAAVGLDTVTGTLRMTFGTTELLRGFDFLIAVIGLFGIGEILLTMEEGLAFKGVHARINPRVVWHTWKQLPKYWMTALRGTLIGCWMGITPGGATPASFMSYGIAKRFSKTGEKFGTGEMEGVVAPETAAHAAGTSALLPMLTLGIPGSPTAAVLLGGLLIWGLQPGPLLFVEQKDFVWGLIASMYLGNIVGLIIVLTTVPWWAAILRVPFSIIAPIIVVICAIGAYTVHNAMLDVALMLVFGVVGYLFKKLDYPLAPLVLALVLGDMAESSFRQSMLLSRGEVSIFWSNGLVGSICALAMLMLFWPVITKLLARLRRGDNDLDEARPVE, encoded by the coding sequence GTGGAAGAATTCAGCAGCCTGATGCAGGGCTTCAGCGTCGCGCTCACGTATCACAACCTGCTGTTCATGTTCGTCGGCATCCTGCTGGGAGTGCTGATCGGTGTGCTGCCCGGGCTCGGCGGCGCCAACGGCGTGGCGATCCTGCTGCCGCTCACCTTCACCATGCCGCCCACCAGCGCCATCATCATGCTGTCGTGCATCTACTGGGGCGCGCTGTTCGGCGGCGCCATCACTTCCATTTTGTTCAACATACCGGGCGAGCCGTGGTCGGTGGCGACCACCTTCGACGGCCATCCGATGGCCAAGGCCGGCCGCGCTGGCGAGGCCCTGACCGCCGCCTTCACCTCGTCTTTCATCGGCGCCCTGATCGCGGTCATCGTGATTACCTTTCTGGCGCCGCTGGTGGCGAAATTCTCCCTGAAGTTCGGACCACCGGAATTTTTCGCGGTGCAGTTGCTCACCTTCTGCAGCTTCGTCGGTCTCGGCAAGGGTCATCCGGCCAAGACCATCGCCGCCATGATGCTCGGCTTTGCGCTCGCCGCCGTCGGCCTCGACACCGTCACCGGCACCCTGCGTATGACCTTCGGTACCACCGAACTGCTGCGCGGCTTCGACTTCCTGATCGCGGTGATCGGCCTGTTCGGCATCGGCGAGATCCTGCTCACCATGGAGGAAGGACTGGCGTTCAAGGGCGTGCACGCGCGCATCAACCCGCGCGTGGTGTGGCACACCTGGAAGCAGCTGCCGAAATACTGGATGACGGCCTTGCGCGGCACGCTGATCGGCTGCTGGATGGGCATCACCCCGGGCGGCGCCACGCCGGCCTCGTTCATGAGCTACGGCATCGCCAAGCGCTTCTCCAAGACCGGCGAGAAATTCGGCACCGGCGAGATGGAGGGCGTGGTGGCGCCGGAAACCGCGGCGCACGCCGCCGGCACCAGCGCGCTGCTGCCGATGCTGACGCTCGGCATCCCGGGCTCGCCCACCGCCGCCGTGCTGCTCGGCGGCCTGCTGATCTGGGGCCTGCAACCGGGTCCGCTGCTGTTCGTGGAGCAAAAGGACTTCGTGTGGGGCCTGATCGCCAGCATGTATCTCGGCAACATCGTCGGCCTGATCATCGTGCTGACCACGGTGCCGTGGTGGGCGGCGATCCTGCGCGTGCCGTTTTCCATCATCGCGCCCATAATAGTCGTGATCTGCGCCATCGGCGCCTATACCGTGCACAACGCCATGCTGGACGTGGCGCTGATGCTGGTGTTCGGCGTCGTGGGCTATCTGTTCAAGAAACTGGATTACCCGCTGGCGCCGCTGGTGCTGGCGCTGGTGCTGGGCGACATGGCGGAAAGCTCGTTCCGCCAGTCCATGCTGCTGTCGCGCGGCGAGGTGTCGATTTTCTGGTCCAACGGCCTGGTCGGCAGCATCTGCGCGCTGGCGATGCTGATGCTGTTCTGGCCGGTGATCACGAAGCTGCTGGCGCGCCTGCGCCGCGGCGACAACGACCTGGACGAAGCGCGTCCGGTGGAATAA
- a CDS encoding cytidylate kinase family protein, with protein sequence MPVIAMNQEMGSQGKLVAEKLAEELGLEIVRHEIIDHVAQKMHMRKSALQRFLEGKSGLLERWGTDEASLALFKVEEILDLAAKGNVIIRGWGATHILRPIPHIPCVRVGAPFATRLKWVMDSLGTDDEDMVAEEIRHSDAAHRANMQHQFGVGWGEPMQYDITLNTERLSVATCVEMIKALLKRPEFEETPESRAKLANLTLEYHTRAALRASPRTADVKISISADNGKVRLEGIAASPDEQHAITEVVSQVAGVKGVSNKLKVMKDVRIFPSSRT encoded by the coding sequence ATGCCGGTAATCGCCATGAATCAGGAGATGGGCTCGCAGGGCAAGCTCGTCGCCGAAAAGCTCGCCGAGGAACTCGGGCTGGAGATTGTGCGCCACGAAATCATCGATCACGTGGCGCAGAAGATGCACATGCGCAAGAGTGCGTTGCAGCGCTTCCTCGAGGGCAAGTCCGGCCTGCTGGAGCGCTGGGGCACGGACGAGGCCAGCCTGGCGCTGTTCAAGGTCGAGGAAATCCTCGACCTGGCGGCCAAGGGCAACGTCATCATCCGTGGCTGGGGCGCGACCCATATCCTGCGCCCGATCCCGCATATCCCGTGCGTGCGCGTCGGCGCGCCGTTCGCCACGCGTCTCAAGTGGGTCATGGATTCGCTCGGCACCGACGACGAGGACATGGTGGCCGAGGAGATCCGCCACAGCGACGCGGCGCACCGGGCCAACATGCAGCACCAGTTCGGCGTCGGCTGGGGCGAGCCCATGCAGTACGACATCACGCTCAACACCGAGCGCCTGTCGGTGGCGACCTGCGTCGAGATGATCAAGGCGCTGCTGAAGCGCCCCGAATTCGAGGAGACGCCGGAATCGCGCGCCAAGCTCGCCAACCTCACGCTCGAATACCACACACGCGCGGCCCTGCGCGCCAGCCCCCGGACCGCCGACGTCAAGATCTCGATCAGCGCGGACAATGGCAAGGTCAGGCTCGAGGGCATCGCCGCCAGCCCCGACGAGCAGCACGCCATCACCGAGGTGGTGTCGCAGGTCGCGGGCGTGAAGGGCGTGAGCAACAAGCTCAAGGTCATGAAGGATGTCAGGATTTTTCCGTCGTCCAGGACCTAG
- a CDS encoding YebC/PmpR family DNA-binding transcriptional regulator, with protein sequence MGAQWKTKIKETTAAAKGRIFTKLAKEIMVAARAGADPEMNSKLRMSIDQAKKASMPKDTIERAIKKGAGLLDDGVTFEKVIYEGFAPHRVPVIVECLTDNVNRTVTNIRILFRKGQLGNSGSVAWDFDYLGMIEATPAAAGADAETAAIEAGASDLEPAENGATLFLTAPSDLDAVSRALPAQGFTVQSAQLGYRPKNPVTLGATERAEVEAFLEEVDADDDVQNVYAGLAD encoded by the coding sequence ATGGGTGCGCAGTGGAAAACCAAGATCAAGGAAACGACGGCCGCTGCCAAGGGCCGCATCTTCACCAAGTTGGCGAAGGAAATCATGGTGGCGGCGCGCGCCGGCGCCGATCCGGAGATGAACTCCAAGCTGCGCATGTCGATTGACCAGGCCAAGAAGGCGTCCATGCCCAAGGACACCATCGAGCGCGCCATCAAGAAGGGCGCCGGGCTGCTGGACGACGGCGTGACCTTCGAGAAAGTCATCTACGAAGGCTTCGCCCCGCACCGCGTGCCGGTGATCGTCGAATGCCTGACCGACAACGTGAACCGCACCGTTACCAACATCCGCATCCTGTTTCGCAAGGGGCAGCTCGGCAACTCGGGTTCGGTGGCCTGGGATTTTGACTATCTCGGGATGATCGAAGCCACCCCGGCCGCCGCCGGCGCGGACGCGGAGACTGCCGCCATCGAGGCCGGCGCCAGCGACCTGGAGCCGGCCGAAAACGGCGCCACGCTGTTTCTCACCGCGCCGTCCGATCTGGACGCGGTATCCCGCGCCCTGCCGGCGCAGGGATTCACCGTGCAGTCCGCCCAGCTCGGCTACCGCCCGAAAAATCCGGTGACGCTGGGCGCCACCGAGCGTGCCGAGGTCGAGGCGTTCCTGGAGGAAGTGGATGCCGACGACGATGTGCAGAACGTTTATGCGGGGCTGGCGGATTGA
- the lexA gene encoding transcriptional repressor LexA, with protein sequence MLELTRRQQEILDLIRRHIEKSGLPPTRADICAALGFKSPNAAESHLRALEAKGVIEMTPGASRGIRIVAQGAQSPEFSLPVVGRVAAGAPILAVESVEDHYRIDPRLFKPRADYLLRVRGMSMRDAGILDGDLLAVHKTRRAESGDIVVARVNDEEVTVKRFHQRSAYLIRLLPENPDFNPIEIDLRADTLAIEGLGVGVLRERM encoded by the coding sequence GTGCTCGAACTCACCCGGCGTCAGCAGGAAATCCTCGACCTCATCCGCCGCCACATCGAAAAATCCGGCCTGCCGCCGACGCGCGCGGACATCTGCGCGGCACTCGGCTTCAAATCACCCAACGCCGCCGAATCCCATCTGCGCGCGCTCGAAGCCAAGGGCGTCATCGAAATGACGCCGGGGGCTTCGCGGGGGATAAGAATCGTGGCGCAAGGCGCGCAATCGCCGGAATTCTCGTTGCCGGTGGTGGGCCGGGTGGCGGCGGGCGCGCCGATCCTGGCCGTGGAATCCGTGGAGGATCATTACCGGATTGATCCGCGCCTGTTCAAGCCGCGCGCGGATTACCTGCTGCGCGTACGGGGAATGAGCATGCGCGATGCGGGGATACTCGACGGCGATCTGCTGGCTGTGCACAAAACCCGGCGCGCGGAAAGTGGCGACATCGTGGTGGCGCGGGTGAACGACGAGGAAGTCACGGTCAAACGCTTCCACCAGCGCAGCGCCTATCTCATCCGCCTGCTCCCCGAGAATCCTGATTTCAATCCGATCGAGATCGACCTGCGCGCAGACACACTTGCAATTGAGGGTCTTGGTGTCGGCGTACTGCGCGAGCGCATGTAG
- a CDS encoding BrnT family toxin, which translates to MRFQYDPAKAVSNLRKHGVSFADAEGVFYDPLAIHRLEPDSIDEERFVAVGMGSAGEILVVIYTLRDEEIRIISARHATRHEVKSYEN; encoded by the coding sequence GTGCGCTTCCAATACGATCCTGCAAAAGCCGTAAGTAATCTGAGAAAGCACGGGGTTTCCTTTGCGGACGCCGAAGGTGTGTTTTATGACCCGCTGGCGATCCATCGGCTGGAACCGGACTCCATTGATGAAGAACGGTTTGTTGCAGTTGGTATGGGCAGCGCTGGAGAAATCCTGGTTGTTATCTACACACTTCGTGACGAGGAAATCCGAATCATATCGGCTCGTCATGCCACGCGACATGAGGTGAAAAGCTATGAGAACTGA
- a CDS encoding BrnA antitoxin family protein gives MRTEYDFSKGKRGALIPAKGKTRITIYINDSILDEFRSRAERAGIGYQTMMNEALKAFLEKNEQPVTAALLRQIIREELPEKSRLTRRSTGRAKTARR, from the coding sequence ATGAGAACTGAATACGATTTTTCGAAAGGGAAACGAGGCGCTCTGATTCCTGCAAAGGGCAAGACTCGTATTACGATTTATATCAATGATTCCATACTGGATGAATTCCGGTCCCGTGCCGAACGTGCCGGTATTGGATATCAAACGATGATGAACGAAGCATTGAAAGCCTTCTTGGAAAAGAACGAACAACCCGTCACTGCGGCCTTATTGCGTCAAATTATCCGAGAAGAGCTTCCAGAGAAATCGCGGCTAACACGTCGTTCCACCGGACGCGCAAAGACGGCGCGCCGGTGA
- a CDS encoding YbbC/YhhH family protein, with product MKTFRFVLPLLCAMALVAVSVAGETKHNVSPKDGLVPNAETAIKIAEAVWLPIYGDGIFKKKPFKARLVGDVWVVEGTLPLEMVGGVPLAEISKKDGKILRVSHGQ from the coding sequence ATGAAAACTTTTCGCTTCGTTCTGCCGCTATTGTGCGCGATGGCTCTTGTTGCAGTCTCAGTCGCGGGTGAAACGAAACACAATGTGAGCCCCAAAGACGGCTTGGTGCCAAATGCTGAAACGGCAATAAAGATCGCCGAGGCTGTTTGGTTACCGATCTACGGCGATGGGATTTTCAAAAAGAAACCATTTAAGGCACGTCTAGTTGGAGATGTTTGGGTAGTGGAAGGTACTCTTCCCTTGGAAATGGTTGGTGGAGTGCCGCTAGCTGAGATTTCAAAGAAAGACGGCAAAATCTTGCGAGTCAGTCATGGCCAGTAG
- a CDS encoding class I SAM-dependent methyltransferase codes for MAEQQLSFDAAKYKNAQREQWNKDGAAWRRWNPTLDRWYGEMTRQMLDLARIQPGQRILDIAAGAGEPAVSAAKRVGPGGYVLATDISEGIVELALQVAREHGLEQIETRAMDGEKLDLPDASFDAVLCRLGLMYMPHPVTALREWRRALRAGGRVAVVVFSTPDRNSWGAVPASIIRRRAQLPPPVPGQPGPFSLGGPGALEGVFRQAGFANPEVRAVPVPHRMGSAAEYVQVAREAFGAFNAMMAHLSPQERESVWNEIEGSMRSFESPGGFEVPGECLVGAATK; via the coding sequence GTGGCCGAACAGCAACTCTCATTCGACGCAGCGAAGTACAAGAACGCGCAGCGAGAACAATGGAACAAGGACGGCGCGGCATGGCGCCGCTGGAATCCCACCCTGGATCGTTGGTATGGCGAAATGACCCGCCAGATGCTCGACCTGGCCCGGATTCAGCCGGGTCAGCGCATCCTGGACATCGCCGCCGGCGCGGGTGAACCGGCTGTCAGTGCCGCCAAACGAGTTGGCCCTGGCGGTTACGTGCTGGCGACCGACATCTCGGAAGGGATCGTTGAGCTTGCGCTCCAGGTCGCCCGTGAACATGGACTCGAGCAGATTGAGACCCGCGCCATGGATGGCGAGAAACTGGATCTCCCTGACGCTTCCTTTGATGCGGTGCTGTGTCGGCTGGGTCTGATGTATATGCCGCACCCCGTGACCGCGCTACGCGAGTGGCGCCGTGCTCTGAGAGCGGGCGGTCGGGTCGCCGTCGTTGTCTTTTCCACGCCCGATCGCAACAGTTGGGGTGCGGTGCCCGCTTCCATCATCCGCCGGCGCGCGCAACTCCCGCCCCCCGTCCCGGGCCAACCCGGACCGTTCAGCCTTGGCGGCCCCGGAGCGCTTGAAGGCGTCTTCCGTCAAGCCGGATTTGCCAACCCCGAGGTTCGCGCTGTGCCGGTGCCCCATCGAATGGGTAGTGCCGCCGAATACGTGCAAGTCGCCCGGGAAGCCTTCGGTGCATTCAATGCCATGATGGCGCACCTGTCCCCTCAAGAACGCGAGTCCGTGTGGAACGAAATAGAAGGCTCAATGCGTAGCTTCGAATCGCCGGGAGGATTCGAGGTACCGGGTGAGTGCCTTGTCGGTGCGGCCACGAAGTGA
- a CDS encoding class I SAM-dependent rRNA methyltransferase, whose translation MTAILPSLRLNKNEDRRLRAGHVWVFSNEVDTKLTPLTQFEPGQAVLIESAGGQVIGSGYVNPHALICARLVSRDPKYILDQSLLTHRLNIALSLRERLFDAPYYRLAFGDSDGLPGLVVDRYGDILVAQITTAGMEKLKTEIVAALQKVVRPGAILFRNDTSTRELEGLTSYVETALGEAPESITLEENGVKFAVPLLTGQKTGWFYDQRPNRARFRHYIKGQRVLDVFSYLGAWGVQAAAAGAESVTCVDSSPKAVEAIQHNAELNGVAAKVTAEREDAFEMLRRLRAARERFDVVVIDPPAFIKRKKDIKEGTQAYQRLNQMAMQVLSKDGVLVSCSCSYHLHRDELRDILLKNSRHIDRFMEIIEEGHQGPDHPMHPAIPETGYLKAFFVRLLPS comes from the coding sequence ATGACCGCCATCCTCCCCTCGCTGCGCCTGAACAAGAACGAAGACCGTCGCCTGCGCGCCGGACATGTCTGGGTGTTCAGCAACGAGGTGGACACGAAGCTGACGCCGCTCACGCAATTCGAGCCGGGCCAGGCGGTGCTGATCGAGTCAGCCGGCGGGCAGGTGATCGGCTCCGGCTACGTCAACCCGCACGCGCTCATTTGCGCGCGGCTGGTGTCGCGCGATCCGAAATATATCCTCGATCAATCGCTGCTCACGCACCGGCTCAACATCGCCCTGTCATTGCGGGAAAGACTGTTCGACGCGCCCTATTACCGCCTCGCCTTCGGCGACAGCGACGGCCTGCCGGGACTGGTGGTGGACCGCTATGGCGATATCCTGGTGGCGCAGATCACCACCGCCGGCATGGAAAAACTGAAAACCGAAATCGTGGCGGCGCTGCAAAAGGTCGTCCGCCCCGGCGCCATCCTGTTTCGCAACGACACTTCCACGCGCGAGCTGGAAGGATTGACGAGCTACGTCGAAACCGCGCTGGGTGAAGCGCCGGAATCCATTACGCTCGAGGAAAACGGCGTTAAATTCGCCGTGCCGCTGCTGACCGGCCAGAAAACCGGCTGGTTCTACGACCAGCGCCCGAACCGCGCGCGCTTCCGCCACTATATAAAAGGCCAGCGCGTGCTGGACGTATTCAGCTATCTCGGCGCCTGGGGCGTGCAGGCCGCGGCGGCCGGCGCCGAATCCGTCACCTGCGTGGACAGCTCGCCCAAGGCGGTCGAGGCCATCCAGCATAACGCTGAGTTGAACGGTGTCGCCGCCAAAGTCACGGCCGAGCGTGAGGATGCCTTCGAGATGCTGCGCCGTCTGCGCGCCGCGCGCGAGCGCTTCGACGTGGTGGTGATCGACCCGCCGGCCTTCATCAAGCGCAAGAAGGACATCAAGGAAGGAACCCAGGCCTACCAACGGCTGAACCAGATGGCGATGCAGGTATTGTCGAAGGACGGCGTCCTGGTGTCCTGCTCCTGCTCGTATCACCTGCACCGCGATGAGCTGCGCGACATCCTGCTCAAGAACAGCCGACATATCGACCGTTTCATGGAAATCATCGAGGAAGGCCACCAGGGGCCGGATCACCCGATGCATCCGGCGATTCCCGAAACCGGTTATCTCAAGGCGTTTTTTGTGAGGCTGCTGCCGAGTTAA
- a CDS encoding ion channel, protein MFIASLFAALLVILSTFTHYEVLRLLSAYVPRIRIRPRARLLAVLFGTFSGHVLQIGYYALAYFYLRDHFDLGTFGGQFSDRFPSYLYFSAEAYTSIGLGDIYPLGPLRLITGIEALNGLLLIGWSASFTYLTMQKFWKISERD, encoded by the coding sequence ATGTTCATTGCCTCCCTCTTTGCTGCCTTGCTGGTCATTCTGAGCACGTTCACGCATTATGAAGTGTTGAGGCTGTTATCCGCCTATGTACCGCGGATCAGGATACGGCCCCGGGCCAGGCTGCTGGCGGTTTTGTTTGGCACCTTCTCGGGCCACGTGTTGCAGATCGGTTATTACGCGCTGGCCTATTTCTATCTCCGGGACCATTTCGATCTGGGAACTTTCGGCGGCCAGTTTTCCGATCGTTTTCCCTCCTACTTGTATTTTTCGGCCGAGGCCTATACCTCGATCGGTTTGGGCGACATCTATCCTCTGGGACCGTTGCGCCTGATCACCGGAATTGAGGCGTTGAACGGCTTGTTGCTGATCGGCTGGTCGGCGTCATTCACCTACTTGACCATGCAAAAATTCTGGAAAATCAGCGAGCGGGATTAG
- a CDS encoding DUF599 domain-containing protein: protein MNTISAFIQTNWRYIVDMTVFVVCVLILGGYQMRLVRRSRQSPTRTVSGMNALARTAWVERVMREDRDVMAVQTLRNSTMAATLMASTAVILILGILNMLANADKIGPALHVLNPTGSHEPGIWIFKLMLILVDFFVAFFSFSLAVRGYNHVGFLINVPKDTGNHGVTPVKVALHLNRASAYYGIGMRTYYFSVPLVLWLFGPVWMLIATVGLLMILNHLDHLPQQED, encoded by the coding sequence ATGAATACCATTTCTGCGTTCATCCAAACCAACTGGCGTTACATCGTCGACATGACGGTGTTCGTGGTCTGCGTGCTGATTCTTGGCGGTTATCAGATGCGGCTGGTACGGCGCAGCCGCCAGAGCCCCACGCGCACGGTGTCGGGCATGAACGCGCTGGCGCGCACGGCCTGGGTCGAGCGCGTCATGCGCGAAGACCGGGACGTCATGGCGGTGCAGACGCTGCGCAACTCCACCATGGCCGCGACGCTCATGGCGTCCACGGCGGTGATTCTCATCCTCGGCATTCTCAACATGCTGGCCAACGCCGACAAGATCGGCCCCGCGCTGCACGTGCTGAACCCGACCGGTTCGCACGAGCCCGGCATCTGGATCTTCAAGCTGATGCTGATCCTGGTGGATTTCTTCGTGGCGTTCTTCAGCTTCTCGCTCGCGGTGCGCGGCTACAACCACGTCGGTTTTCTGATCAACGTGCCCAAGGATACCGGCAATCACGGTGTTACGCCGGTCAAGGTGGCGTTGCATCTCAACCGCGCGTCGGCTTATTACGGCATCGGCATGCGCACTTATTATTTTTCCGTGCCGCTCGTTTTATGGCTGTTCGGCCCGGTGTGGATGCTGATCGCGACCGTCGGCCTGCTCATGATCCTGAATCACCTTGATCACCTGCCGCAGCAGGAAGACTAG